In one window of Paraflavitalea soli DNA:
- a CDS encoding DUF1223 domain-containing protein: MKRINLFFMTASLAGVLLISAAFSNCEQETTVKPLKASASNKGFAVVELFTSEGCSSCPPADALVEKIQQDNFNSQIYILAYHVDYWNHQGWKDRFSDREYSNRQRQYASWLNIPSIYTPQIVVNGKAEYVGSDQGSILPAISTALEQPSISALTLHGTIENGKAHIEYQATGKQENTALILALVQQSAQSSVKAGENAGSQLSHVQIVRQLRQVSLNSDAKKDITLHLPKDFTAKGWELVGFVQQQSNGKITAAARLNFQAP; encoded by the coding sequence ATGAAACGCATCAACCTGTTTTTTATGACCGCCAGCTTAGCCGGCGTACTCCTTATATCTGCTGCATTCAGCAATTGCGAGCAGGAAACCACTGTCAAACCATTGAAAGCATCAGCCAGTAATAAAGGCTTCGCCGTAGTCGAGCTATTTACTTCAGAAGGCTGCTCCAGTTGTCCTCCTGCAGATGCACTGGTAGAAAAGATACAACAGGACAACTTCAACAGCCAGATCTATATACTGGCCTACCACGTAGACTACTGGAATCACCAGGGCTGGAAAGACCGCTTCAGCGACCGGGAATATTCCAACAGGCAACGTCAATATGCCAGTTGGCTCAACATTCCATCCATCTACACCCCGCAGATCGTAGTAAACGGAAAAGCAGAGTATGTGGGTTCCGATCAGGGTTCCATACTACCAGCTATTTCCACCGCACTCGAACAACCATCGATCAGTGCATTAACGCTGCATGGAACAATAGAGAACGGCAAGGCGCATATTGAATACCAGGCAACGGGTAAGCAGGAAAATACAGCGCTCATCCTGGCCCTGGTACAGCAATCGGCACAAAGCAGTGTAAAAGCCGGTGAAAATGCAGGTAGTCAACTGTCACACGTACAAATCGTAAGGCAATTGCGCCAGGTTTCACTCAATAGTGATGCTAAAAAAGATATTACCCTCCATCTCCCCAAAGATTTTACCGCGAAAGGCTGGGAACTGGTGGGATTTGTACAGCAACAATCCAATGGAAAGATCACGGCAGCTGCCAGGCTTAATTTTCAAGCACCATAA
- a CDS encoding class I SAM-dependent methyltransferase translates to MSLFQKILRRIEVTLLYFLGKARGVFAPGRFGIKRGYRHRKEEVFWDDTQHTDECQKEVYELARFYLDKYGYRQVLDIGCGSGYKLMQQFADYPTVGVEVGTTYAFLQQKYPDRIWVNAAQPDQIPRQTDLIICSDVIEHVVNPDELLQLINKIDFKLLFLSTPDRDLVRGWYSYGPAENKCHIREWNTKEFRRYVGAHFNIISHQITHIEDATQLLICKKK, encoded by the coding sequence ATGTCATTGTTTCAGAAGATCTTACGACGAATAGAAGTTACTCTGTTGTACTTTTTAGGGAAGGCCCGGGGTGTGTTTGCGCCCGGCAGGTTTGGCATCAAGCGGGGATACCGTCACCGTAAAGAGGAGGTGTTTTGGGATGATACGCAGCACACCGATGAATGCCAGAAAGAGGTTTATGAACTAGCCCGCTTTTACCTGGATAAGTATGGTTACAGGCAGGTATTGGACATTGGCTGTGGCTCCGGATATAAATTAATGCAGCAATTTGCTGATTATCCTACTGTAGGAGTGGAGGTGGGTACTACCTATGCATTCCTGCAACAAAAATATCCGGATCGTATATGGGTCAATGCAGCGCAGCCAGACCAGATACCCCGGCAAACTGACCTGATCATCTGCTCCGATGTTATCGAGCACGTAGTGAATCCTGATGAACTGCTGCAACTGATCAACAAGATCGACTTCAAGTTATTGTTCCTGAGTACACCCGACAGGGATCTTGTGCGGGGCTGGTATAGTTACGGACCTGCGGAAAACAAATGTCATATCAGGGAATGGAATACCAAAGAATTCCGTCGTTATGTAGGTGCACACTTCAACATTATATCCCACCAGATAACGCATATCGAAGATGCTACGCAATTGTTGATCTGTAAGAAGAAGTAG
- a CDS encoding NIPSNAP family protein has translation MIIVHDIFVCKPGNASKLAKLFKEVMADNKETMHILTDMTGQYNRVIIVSQFKDLADYEDSWKRMEADTEKMKKMMEKMANYTDMYLTGSREIFKVW, from the coding sequence ATGATCATTGTACACGACATCTTCGTTTGCAAACCAGGCAATGCGTCCAAACTGGCCAAATTGTTTAAAGAAGTAATGGCCGACAACAAAGAAACGATGCATATCCTGACGGATATGACCGGCCAATACAACCGGGTGATCATTGTAAGCCAGTTTAAAGACCTGGCCGATTATGAAGACAGCTGGAAAAGAATGGAAGCCGATACCGAGAAGATGAAGAAAATGATGGAAAAAATGGCCAACTATACGGATATGTACCTTACTGGCTCAAGGGAGATATTCAAGGTTTGGTAA
- a CDS encoding GDSL-type esterase/lipase family protein: MKILFITTLLTCFVSQFSKAQTDAATANPDYRPGAYALKAAQFRSYPNSAKDIIFLGNSITAGTDWAELLGNPNARNRGISGDITFGILARLDEVTEGKPAKVFLLIGINDIQHNTPDSLIIANYRKIVQTIKSASPHTKVYVQTLLPVNNTFTQFKNHYNKDEHIAAVNEGIRKIAAEEKVTCIELNKAFQDAEGKLDKKLTMDGLHLNAEGYKIWAGILKPYL, translated from the coding sequence ATGAAGATCCTGTTTATCACCACCCTATTAACCTGTTTTGTAAGCCAGTTTTCAAAGGCGCAAACCGATGCCGCCACTGCCAATCCTGATTACCGGCCCGGTGCTTATGCTTTAAAAGCCGCCCAGTTCAGGAGTTATCCCAATTCTGCCAAAGACATTATTTTCCTGGGTAATAGTATAACGGCCGGTACCGACTGGGCTGAGTTGCTGGGGAATCCCAATGCCCGCAACCGCGGTATTTCGGGTGATATTACTTTTGGCATCCTGGCCCGCTTGGATGAAGTGACCGAAGGAAAGCCTGCCAAAGTATTCCTGCTCATCGGCATCAATGATATTCAGCACAATACACCCGATAGCCTCATCATTGCCAATTACAGGAAGATCGTGCAAACGATCAAGTCCGCCTCTCCCCATACAAAGGTCTATGTGCAAACCCTGCTGCCGGTGAACAATACTTTTACCCAATTCAAGAACCATTATAATAAAGATGAGCATATTGCTGCCGTCAATGAAGGGATCAGGAAGATCGCCGCAGAGGAAAAAGTTACGTGCATTGAACTCAACAAAGCCTTCCAGGATGCAGAAGGCAAGCTCGATAAAAAGCTGACCATGGACGGTCTACACCTCAATGCCGAGGGGTATAAGATATGGGCTGGCATTTTGAAACCTTACCTCTAA
- a CDS encoding TIGR03118 family protein, with protein sequence MQKITRRLGSSGYPYALLCAVLIFVAGCKKLDELKQLKNFEQVNLVGNNQEYNPAHVDPTLINGWGIAFSATGTPWVNSQGGHVSEVYDREGVIVRPPVNIPSPGGPTGGNPTGIVFNGGADFVLSNGQAARFIFVGVDGILSAWNGAAGNNALLIKNDAATAAYTGLTNALMDGNNYLYAADFRANKIVVWDKNFAVVNMPFKDPGIPSGYAPFNIQAVGEWLYVTYAKVGPQGRSAAGRGLGFVSIFKTNGTLVKRFASRGALNAPWGIALASPSFFDDMDDAEDQKMKGATEGRSAILVGNFGDGYINAYTDDGQFIGVLRSNGRPIQIEGLWAITFPPSTSTIDPNRLYFAAGPDEEMGGLFGYIKKQ encoded by the coding sequence ATGCAAAAAATTACCAGACGATTGGGTAGTTCAGGCTATCCATATGCTTTGCTATGTGCAGTACTGATCTTTGTCGCAGGCTGCAAGAAACTTGACGAACTAAAGCAGCTAAAAAACTTTGAGCAGGTAAATCTGGTGGGTAATAACCAGGAGTACAATCCTGCGCACGTTGACCCTACGTTGATCAATGGCTGGGGCATCGCCTTCAGCGCTACAGGCACCCCCTGGGTCAATTCACAGGGCGGGCATGTGAGCGAAGTGTATGACCGGGAAGGCGTGATCGTACGGCCTCCCGTCAATATACCTTCACCGGGCGGCCCTACCGGCGGCAATCCTACAGGCATTGTATTTAATGGGGGAGCGGACTTTGTGTTGTCGAACGGCCAGGCGGCGCGTTTTATCTTTGTAGGGGTAGATGGTATTCTATCTGCCTGGAATGGTGCAGCGGGGAATAATGCATTACTCATTAAAAATGATGCGGCTACCGCTGCTTATACAGGTTTGACGAATGCCCTGATGGATGGAAATAATTACTTGTATGCAGCTGATTTCCGGGCCAATAAAATAGTGGTTTGGGATAAGAATTTTGCCGTTGTGAACATGCCTTTTAAAGACCCTGGCATCCCTTCAGGTTATGCCCCTTTTAACATACAGGCTGTTGGCGAATGGTTATATGTTACCTATGCCAAAGTGGGGCCGCAGGGAAGGTCTGCTGCCGGTCGTGGATTAGGCTTTGTAAGTATTTTCAAAACAAATGGGACACTGGTAAAGCGGTTTGCTTCCAGAGGTGCGCTGAATGCTCCCTGGGGCATAGCCCTGGCATCACCTTCTTTCTTTGATGATATGGATGATGCGGAAGACCAAAAGATGAAAGGCGCCACAGAGGGCAGGAGTGCGATCCTGGTAGGCAATTTCGGCGATGGCTATATCAATGCTTATACCGATGATGGCCAGTTTATCGGAGTGCTGCGTTCAAATGGCAGACCTATCCAGATCGAAGGATTGTGGGCCATTACATTCCCGCCTTCCACTTCCACCATCGATCCCAACAGGCTTTATTTTGCTGCAGGACCGGATGAGGAGATGGGAGGCTTGTTTGGTTATATTAAGAAACAATAG
- a CDS encoding Gfo/Idh/MocA family protein: MKKRSISRRQFIDTTAKASLAFTIVPRHVLGGPGYIAPSDKLNLAYIGCGTQGLREMCELITNPAIQIISVCDPNKMSTNYIDWSPNGIRDDIRKVLGDANWGASYQGIPGGRDIGKELVDRYYSKQQNNSNKSCTSYADFRELLEKEKDIDVVKIMTPDHLHGYISIAAMKKGKQVVIHKPLSNRLYEAKLVIDTARQTGVSTHLLAWSKKPGTELVKQWIAEGHIGQLKEIHNWSNRPVWPQWTSNPTDTPPVPEGFDWPLWLGPVPDRPYHPNYTHNVFRGWYDFGAGSIADMGHYSLWPLFLTLGINAAPFSAEAYGTTTSTIDNQVCHGVQNDVAFPYSSIVRFKFPRQESLPPFELFWYDGGMRPHTPDALGNASLEREGMLFVGDKGTIVAGFRCENPRLLPDSKMEAVMKGQPVKKEVQESGDPYWIEAFKNKVQSPGSFLYAGTVTETILLGGVALRAKKRLLYDSAAMKITNEEAANKYFYREYRKGWEL, translated from the coding sequence ATGAAAAAGAGATCAATTTCCCGTCGTCAATTTATTGATACTACTGCCAAAGCCTCCCTTGCCTTTACCATTGTACCCCGTCACGTATTGGGCGGCCCCGGATATATTGCGCCCAGTGACAAGCTCAACCTGGCTTATATTGGCTGCGGTACCCAGGGCCTGCGTGAAATGTGCGAGCTGATCACCAATCCTGCCATACAGATCATATCCGTCTGTGATCCCAATAAAATGAGCACAAATTATATTGACTGGTCACCCAATGGCATACGCGATGATATCCGTAAAGTATTGGGTGATGCCAATTGGGGCGCCTCTTACCAGGGTATTCCCGGTGGCCGTGATATTGGCAAAGAACTGGTGGACAGGTACTACAGTAAACAACAAAATAATAGTAATAAGAGCTGTACGTCTTATGCAGACTTCCGGGAGTTGCTGGAAAAGGAAAAGGATATTGATGTGGTGAAGATCATGACCCCCGATCACCTGCATGGTTATATCTCCATAGCAGCTATGAAAAAAGGCAAACAGGTGGTGATCCATAAACCCTTGTCGAACCGCTTGTATGAAGCGAAGCTGGTGATCGATACCGCCCGGCAAACCGGTGTAAGCACACACCTGCTGGCCTGGAGCAAGAAGCCAGGTACAGAGTTGGTAAAACAATGGATCGCTGAAGGGCATATCGGTCAGCTGAAAGAGATCCACAATTGGTCCAACCGCCCGGTATGGCCACAGTGGACATCCAATCCCACCGATACACCACCGGTGCCGGAAGGTTTTGATTGGCCCTTGTGGCTGGGTCCTGTCCCCGACCGGCCTTATCATCCGAATTATACGCACAATGTATTTCGTGGCTGGTACGACTTTGGTGCAGGCAGCATTGCCGATATGGGCCATTATAGTTTATGGCCTTTGTTCCTGACATTAGGTATTAATGCCGCGCCATTTTCGGCAGAAGCATACGGCACTACCACCAGCACCATCGACAACCAGGTATGTCATGGCGTACAAAATGATGTGGCATTTCCTTATTCCAGTATTGTGCGGTTTAAATTTCCCAGGCAGGAATCGTTGCCGCCCTTTGAGCTTTTCTGGTACGATGGAGGCATGCGTCCCCATACGCCTGATGCATTGGGCAATGCCTCGCTGGAGCGGGAAGGGATGCTGTTTGTGGGCGATAAAGGGACCATTGTTGCCGGCTTTCGCTGCGAGAATCCTCGGTTGTTGCCCGATAGTAAAATGGAAGCGGTGATGAAAGGGCAGCCGGTTAAAAAAGAGGTACAGGAGTCTGGCGATCCTTATTGGATCGAAGCATTCAAAAATAAGGTGCAATCGCCCGGCAGCTTTTTATATGCAGGCACTGTAACCGAAACCATTTTGTTGGGCGGTGTAGCCTTGCGGGCAAAAAAAAGGTTGCTGTATGATTCAGCTGCAATGAAGATCACCAATGAGGAGGCCGCCAATAAATATTTTTACCGGGAATACCGGAAGGGGTGGGAGTTATAG
- a CDS encoding DUF6958 family protein: MKEKIQLLHPQGRKLASIDKEKYDVIRKAILQALKKGPLQHKALQEAVEADFKKNKTSFEGSVGWYVECVKLDLEATKVIDRINEKPLHQWVLKALR; encoded by the coding sequence ATGAAAGAAAAGATCCAACTGCTCCATCCTCAAGGAAGGAAACTGGCGAGCATCGACAAAGAGAAATACGACGTGATCCGGAAAGCTATCTTACAGGCGTTAAAAAAAGGTCCCTTGCAGCACAAAGCATTACAGGAAGCTGTAGAGGCTGATTTTAAGAAGAACAAGACCAGCTTTGAAGGATCGGTTGGCTGGTATGTGGAATGCGTGAAGCTTGACCTGGAAGCTACCAAAGTGATCGACCGGATCAATGAGAAGCCGCTCCATCAATGGGTACTGAAGGCGCTACGCTAA